In Silene latifolia isolate original U9 population chromosome X, ASM4854445v1, whole genome shotgun sequence, the following proteins share a genomic window:
- the LOC141616761 gene encoding OPA3-like protein, whose translation MALPFFKLGTLALKTICKPIASRLKKEASLHPQFRQLIIDFAQANHRFTTQMTRRMYGHRTDVEIRPLDEEKAVQVASDLIGEVFVFTVAGVAVIFEVQRSAKSEARKEAARKQELEAMRQRDDCLAEEIEAVKQRLEGLEQLTKLLEKSPNSNSASKKQK comes from the exons ATGGCGCTACCCTTTTTCAAACTAGGAACACTTGCTCTCAAAACCATATGCAAACCCATCGCAAGTCGTCTCAAAAAGGAAGCAAGCTTACATCCTCAATTCCGTCAACTTATCATTGATTTTGCACAG GCTAATCATCGGTTTACTACACAAATGACACGACGAATGTATGGTCACCGAACTGATGTTGAGATACGTCCTCTGGATGAGGAAAAAGCTGTTCAAGTTGCTTCTGATCTCATTGGAGAAGTCTTTGTATTCACG GTTGCAGGAGTTGCTGTTATTTTTGAGGTACAAAGAAGTGCCAAGTCAGAAGCCCGTAAGGAAGCAGCACGCAAACAAGAGCTGGAG GCAATGCGACAACGAGATGACTGCTTGGCCGAAGAAATCGAGGCTGTCAAGCAAAGATTGGAAGGGCTAGAGCAGCTTACTAAGCTGTTGGAAAAGAGCCCTAATTCAAATTCCGcttcaaaaaaacaaaaataa